In Entelurus aequoreus isolate RoL-2023_Sb linkage group LG02, RoL_Eaeq_v1.1, whole genome shotgun sequence, one genomic interval encodes:
- the LOC133634329 gene encoding transcription factor E2F5-like isoform X3: MDCEIITQSPEEDSKLDPMSENDQDQRSLDSLHRIATQFVRLLQAAEGGELDIRQAAGLCTVEQKRHIYDITNVLQDIGLVKTSKNLIKWIGGKNTFGLKCELKELQQQEYMLDIQRLWLEQSVRNTLEEYRALIYVNYDDVCNVFSGNTVLAVRAPSGTRMDVPIPKAVHNSPANSVPVVLSLPPPDDILHRAKLDMSTSGLSKETMDLHVPKKEIVSADLIAELIKCEVLSPLRRVFRPPANCVSHLDGRLTPVSDP, translated from the exons ATGGACTGTGAAATTATTACACAGAGTCCTGAAGAAGATTCCAAGCTCGATCCGATGTCAGAGAATGACCAAGATCAGAGGAGTCTGGACAGCCTTCACAGGATTGCCACACAGTTTGTAAGATTGCTGCAAGCAGCAGAAGGCGGTGAATTGGATATCAGACAA GCTGCTGGACTGTGCACTGTGGAACAGAAAAGGCACATTTATGACATCACCAACGTGCTACAGGACATCGGCCTTgtgaaaacatccaaaaacttgaTAAAGTGGAT AGGTGGAAAGAACACTTTCGGTTTAAAGTGTGAGCTGAAGGAGCTGCAGCAGCAGGAGTACATGCTGGACATCCAGAGACTATGGCTGGAACAAAGCGTTCGAAACACCTTAGAAGAGTACCGAGC GCTCATCTATGTGAACTATGACGATGTCTGCAATGTCTTCAGTg GCAACACAGTGTTGGCAGTACGAGCGCCTTCAGGCACACGCATGGATGTCCCCATACCTAAAGCA GTTCACAACAGCCCTGCAAA CTCCGTCCCTGTCGTGTTGTCCTTACCGCCGCCTGATGACATTTTACATAGAGCCAAGTTGGACATGTCCACCTCAG GTTTATCAAAAGAAACTATGGACTTACATGTCCCTAAAAAAG AAATTGTGAGTGCAGATTTAATAGCAGAGCTCATAAAATGTGAAG TTTTATCTCCGTTACGGCGTGTCTTTCGGCCTCCAGCTAACTGTGTGTCTCATCTGGATGGAAGACTTACTCCTGTGTCAGACCCCTAA
- the LOC133634329 gene encoding transcription factor E2F5-like isoform X2 yields MDCEIITQSPEEDSKLDPMSENDQDQRSLDSLHRIATQFVRLLQAAEGGELDIRQAAGLCTVEQKRHIYDITNVLQDIGLVKTSKNLIKWIGGKNTFGLKCELKELQQQEYMLDIQRLWLEQSVRNTLEEYRALIYVNYDDVCNVFSGNTVLAVRAPSGTRMDVPIPKAVHNSPAKYQLYIKSINGPIDVVLLNKRSISSVPVVLSLPPPDDILHRAKLDMSGLSKETMDLHVPKKEIVSADLIAELIKCEVLSPLRRVFRPPANCVSHLDGRLTPVSDP; encoded by the exons ATGGACTGTGAAATTATTACACAGAGTCCTGAAGAAGATTCCAAGCTCGATCCGATGTCAGAGAATGACCAAGATCAGAGGAGTCTGGACAGCCTTCACAGGATTGCCACACAGTTTGTAAGATTGCTGCAAGCAGCAGAAGGCGGTGAATTGGATATCAGACAA GCTGCTGGACTGTGCACTGTGGAACAGAAAAGGCACATTTATGACATCACCAACGTGCTACAGGACATCGGCCTTgtgaaaacatccaaaaacttgaTAAAGTGGAT AGGTGGAAAGAACACTTTCGGTTTAAAGTGTGAGCTGAAGGAGCTGCAGCAGCAGGAGTACATGCTGGACATCCAGAGACTATGGCTGGAACAAAGCGTTCGAAACACCTTAGAAGAGTACCGAGC GCTCATCTATGTGAACTATGACGATGTCTGCAATGTCTTCAGTg GCAACACAGTGTTGGCAGTACGAGCGCCTTCAGGCACACGCATGGATGTCCCCATACCTAAAGCA GTTCACAACAGCCCTGCAAAGTATCAGCTTTACATAAAAAGCATCAACGGCCCCATTGATGTTGTACTTCTTAACAAACGCTCCATCAGCTCCGTCCCTGTCGTGTTGTCCTTACCGCCGCCTGATGACATTTTACATAGAGCCAAGTTGGACATGTC AGGTTTATCAAAAGAAACTATGGACTTACATGTCCCTAAAAAAG AAATTGTGAGTGCAGATTTAATAGCAGAGCTCATAAAATGTGAAG TTTTATCTCCGTTACGGCGTGTCTTTCGGCCTCCAGCTAACTGTGTGTCTCATCTGGATGGAAGACTTACTCCTGTGTCAGACCCCTAA
- the LOC133634329 gene encoding transcription factor E2F5-like isoform X1: protein MDCEIITQSPEEDSKLDPMSENDQDQRSLDSLHRIATQFVRLLQAAEGGELDIRQAAGLCTVEQKRHIYDITNVLQDIGLVKTSKNLIKWIGGKNTFGLKCELKELQQQEYMLDIQRLWLEQSVRNTLEEYRALIYVNYDDVCNVFSGNTVLAVRAPSGTRMDVPIPKAVHNSPAKYQLYIKSINGPIDVVLLNKRSISSVPVVLSLPPPDDILHRAKLDMSTSGLSKETMDLHVPKKEIVSADLIAELIKCEVLSPLRRVFRPPANCVSHLDGRLTPVSDP, encoded by the exons ATGGACTGTGAAATTATTACACAGAGTCCTGAAGAAGATTCCAAGCTCGATCCGATGTCAGAGAATGACCAAGATCAGAGGAGTCTGGACAGCCTTCACAGGATTGCCACACAGTTTGTAAGATTGCTGCAAGCAGCAGAAGGCGGTGAATTGGATATCAGACAA GCTGCTGGACTGTGCACTGTGGAACAGAAAAGGCACATTTATGACATCACCAACGTGCTACAGGACATCGGCCTTgtgaaaacatccaaaaacttgaTAAAGTGGAT AGGTGGAAAGAACACTTTCGGTTTAAAGTGTGAGCTGAAGGAGCTGCAGCAGCAGGAGTACATGCTGGACATCCAGAGACTATGGCTGGAACAAAGCGTTCGAAACACCTTAGAAGAGTACCGAGC GCTCATCTATGTGAACTATGACGATGTCTGCAATGTCTTCAGTg GCAACACAGTGTTGGCAGTACGAGCGCCTTCAGGCACACGCATGGATGTCCCCATACCTAAAGCA GTTCACAACAGCCCTGCAAAGTATCAGCTTTACATAAAAAGCATCAACGGCCCCATTGATGTTGTACTTCTTAACAAACGCTCCATCAGCTCCGTCCCTGTCGTGTTGTCCTTACCGCCGCCTGATGACATTTTACATAGAGCCAAGTTGGACATGTCCACCTCAG GTTTATCAAAAGAAACTATGGACTTACATGTCCCTAAAAAAG AAATTGTGAGTGCAGATTTAATAGCAGAGCTCATAAAATGTGAAG TTTTATCTCCGTTACGGCGTGTCTTTCGGCCTCCAGCTAACTGTGTGTCTCATCTGGATGGAAGACTTACTCCTGTGTCAGACCCCTAA